In one Takifugu flavidus isolate HTHZ2018 chromosome 9, ASM371156v2, whole genome shotgun sequence genomic region, the following are encoded:
- the map7d3 gene encoding MAP7 domain-containing protein 2 isoform X12, with amino-acid sequence MAEGATTLKGLRAQMAAQAQAQAEERRSLAGNSPGPAANAPARPQGCKPVLDAAALRVDDRLRVAKERREEADKQQALRGSQIMERERKAKLQVERQIEERQKKVEDQRRKEELKRLAVEEKRKQKQEEEKEHYEAVMRRTQERSQRVEQRQKRWSWGGLTDSEGRTGESDATASSPVAIVVTPASPEKPPRSRQDKRSTSTTNLKPQPEACISKRLSSSTTLIKSPDKSHSMKKRSSSLTRVSVGRAQTPTKSDKGTTEDQASATPLHPPRGPVRSRSIDRQKSGMTTSVSADGALDPSLKEKQLTSPRGQSPPTPSSTLGRNRSPSPAPNPAPKRTPSPAASKQNSKARPPSPSTMKQRPASPQASSTKPPPIQKPALTPTGPPTLRKRDSKSKDLCPVQAVSPQPSESSKSKDKDAATGTNSAAEAAKILAENRRLMREQREKEEQLRIQREEEEKLRKEEEKRLEEEARLIRLEEEKKLAEERRIKEEEDARKAEEERVRQAEEEAVRQAELQKEREEAEAKAQEEAERVRQERDRIMQQNQQERMERKKRIEEIMKRTRKGDQSDLKREAGDEDKFSHESEEERASQMNSEANQMDDAAMEAEADECVDDSTTEADADDCSLSSGEPADQREEPLGSVNGKPETDDKNQEARSTDGVQAGSPGPEDRHVEGSEFRENEDSNKLGLVSGLNGKPNQWSFEGLIDINGHSNSRPLIEAEDCNQVSITCDGTSDGTRATFEENTLHSSAQPIEALSEM; translated from the exons CtgcacaggcacaggcacaggCCGAGGAGCGGCGCAGCCTCGCCGGGAACAGTCCAGGACCTGCAGCTAACGCACCAGCCAGACCTCAGGGGTGTAAACCAG TCCTTGACGCCGCCGCACTACGAGTAGACGACCGCCTGCGAGTGGCCAAAGAGAGACGAGAAgaagcagacaaacagcagG CTTTGCGAGGGTCTCAGATCATGGAACGGGAGCGTAAAGCCAAGCTACAAGTGGAGCGGCAAATAGAGGAGCGCCAGAAAAAGGTCGAGGATCAGCGGAGAAAGGAGGAGCTGAAACGCTTGgctgtggaggagaagaggaagcagaaacaggaagaggagaag GAGCACTACGAGGCCGTCATGCGGCGGACACAGGAGCGTAGTCAACGAGtagagcagaggcagaaacgATGGTCCTGGGGAGGGCTGACAGACTCTGAAGGACGAACAG GAGAGTCAGATGCCACTGCCTCATCTCCAGTAGCAATAGTTGTCACCCCCGCCTCACCAGAAAAGCCACCAAGGAGCCGACAAG ACAAGCGCTCCACATCCACGACAAACCTGAAACCACAACCTGAGGCTTGCATCAGCAAAcgcctgtcctcctccaccaccctcATCAAATCTCCTGACAAAA GCCATTCCATGAAGAAGAGGAGTTCCTCTCTCACACGAGTCAGTGTGGGCAGAGCCCAGACCCCTACCAAGTCGGACAAGGGGACGACAGAAGATCAAG CCTCTGCCACTCCCCTGCACCCACCACGTGGACCCGTGCGCAGCCGCAGCATCGACCGGCAGAAAAGCGGTATGACCACTTCCGTGTCAGCCGACGGAGCTCTGGACCCGTCTCTG AAGGAAAAACAGTTGACCTCACCTCGAGGACAGAGTCCACCTACCCCGTCTTCTACGCTGGGACGCAACCGTTCTCCATCCCCGGCCCCAAATCCAGCCCCAAAGCGGACTCCCTCCCCCGCAGCATCCAA GCAAAATTCCAAAGCGCGCCCTCCATCTCCTTCTACAATGAAACAGCGTCCTGCATCCCCCCAGGCTTCGTCAACCAAACCCCCTCCTATACAGAAACCAGCTCTCACTCCAACAGGACCCCCCACCTTGAGAAAGAGGGACTCCAAATCCAAGGACCTGTGTCCTGTCCAGGCTGTGTCTCCGCAGCCATCCGAGTCCAGCAAGAGCAAAGACAAAGATG CCGCTACTGGCACCAATTCAGCCGCAGAAGCAGCCAAGATTCTCGCAGAGAACCGTCGCCTGATGAGGGAGCAgcgggagaaagaggagcagctcaggatacagagggaggaggaagagaa gctgaggaaagaagaggagaaacgtCTAGAGGAAGAGGCTCGGCTCATACgcctggaagaggaaaagaagctggcggaggagaggaggattaAAGAAGAGGAGGACGCACGCAAGGCGGAGGAGGAGCGCGTGAGACAAGCGGAGGAAGAAGCGGTGAGACAGGCCGAGCTGCAGAAGGAGCGAGAGGAGGCTGAAGCCAAggcccaggaggaggcagagagggtcCGGCAGGAACGAGACCGCATcatgcagcagaaccagcaggagaggatggagaggaagaag AGGATTGAAGAGATCATGAAGAGAACCAGGAAAGGGGACCAAAGTGACCTAAAG agagaagcaggTGATGAGGATAAATTCTCCCATGAGAGTGAAGAGGAGCGAGCGAGCCAAATGAACTCTGAAGCAA ACCAAATGGATGACGCCGCCATGGAGGCCGAAGCCGACGAGTGCGTGGATGATTCGACCACGGAGGCCGACGCGGACGATTGCAGCCTGTCCTCGGGCGAGCCGGCGGACCAGCGCGAGGAGCCCCTGGGCAGCGTGAATGGGAAACCCGAGACTGACGACAAGAATCAGGAGGCCCGGAGCACAGACGGGGTCCAGGCAGGGAG TCCAGGTCCTGAGGACCGCCACGTCGAGGGCTCAGAGTTCAGAGAGAACGAGGACTCTAACAAGTTGGGCTTGGTGTCGGGGCTGAACGGGAAACCCAACCAGTGGAGCTTCGAGGGACTGATTGACATCAACGGTCATTCAAATAGCCGGCCTCTCATAGAGGCGGAGGACTGTAACCAGGTTTCCATCACCTGTGACGGGACGTCAGATGGGACCAGGGCGACCTTTGAGGAGAACACCCTGCATTCCTCTGCCCAGCCCATAGAAGCCCTGTCAG AGATGTGA
- the map7d3 gene encoding MAP7 domain-containing protein 2 isoform X22, translating to MAEGATTLKGLRAQMAAQAQAQAEERRSLAGNSPGPAANAPARPQGCKPVLDAAALRVDDRLRVAKERREEADKQQDKRSTSTTNLKPQPEACISKRLSSSTTLIKSPDKSHSMKKRSSSLTRVSVGRAQTPTKSDKGTTEDQARRPPSSTVDGGVLSRLLTPTQASLARSKSAATLSADGKDAPECHLCPRSASATPLHPPRGPVRSRSIDRQKSGMTTSVSADGALDPSLKEKQLTSPRGQSPPTPSSTLGRNRSPSPAPNPAPKRTPSPAASKQNSKARPPSPSTMKQRPASPQASSTKPPPIQKPALTPTGPPTLRKRDSKSKDLCPVQAVSPQPSESSKSKDKDAATGTNSAAEAAKILAENRRLMREQREKEEQLRIQREEEEKLRKEEEKRLEEEARLIRLEEEKKLAEERRIKEEEDARKAEEERVRQAEEEAVRQAELQKEREEAEAKAQEEAERVRQERDRIMQQNQQERMERKKRIEEIMKRTRKGDQSDLKREAGDEDKFSHESEEERASQMNSEANQMDDAAMEAEADECVDDSTTEADADDCSLSSGEPADQREEPLGSVNGKPETDDKNQEARSTDGVQAGSPGPEDRHVEGSEFRENEDSNKLGLVSGLNGKPNQWSFEGLIDINGHSNSRPLIEAEDCNQVSITCDGTSDGTRATFEENTLHSSAQPIEALSEM from the exons CtgcacaggcacaggcacaggCCGAGGAGCGGCGCAGCCTCGCCGGGAACAGTCCAGGACCTGCAGCTAACGCACCAGCCAGACCTCAGGGGTGTAAACCAG TCCTTGACGCCGCCGCACTACGAGTAGACGACCGCCTGCGAGTGGCCAAAGAGAGACGAGAAgaagcagacaaacagcagG ACAAGCGCTCCACATCCACGACAAACCTGAAACCACAACCTGAGGCTTGCATCAGCAAAcgcctgtcctcctccaccaccctcATCAAATCTCCTGACAAAA GCCATTCCATGAAGAAGAGGAGTTCCTCTCTCACACGAGTCAGTGTGGGCAGAGCCCAGACCCCTACCAAGTCGGACAAGGGGACGACAGAAGATCAAG CCCGCAGGCCACCGTCCAGCACTGTGGATGGAGGGGTCCTTAGTCGTCTACTCACCCCCACCCAGGCCTCACTAGCTAGGAGCAAGAGTGCCGCCACCCTGTCAGCTGACGGAAAAGATGCTCCAG agtgtcacctgtgtcctcGCTCAGCCTCTGCCACTCCCCTGCACCCACCACGTGGACCCGTGCGCAGCCGCAGCATCGACCGGCAGAAAAGCGGTATGACCACTTCCGTGTCAGCCGACGGAGCTCTGGACCCGTCTCTG AAGGAAAAACAGTTGACCTCACCTCGAGGACAGAGTCCACCTACCCCGTCTTCTACGCTGGGACGCAACCGTTCTCCATCCCCGGCCCCAAATCCAGCCCCAAAGCGGACTCCCTCCCCCGCAGCATCCAA GCAAAATTCCAAAGCGCGCCCTCCATCTCCTTCTACAATGAAACAGCGTCCTGCATCCCCCCAGGCTTCGTCAACCAAACCCCCTCCTATACAGAAACCAGCTCTCACTCCAACAGGACCCCCCACCTTGAGAAAGAGGGACTCCAAATCCAAGGACCTGTGTCCTGTCCAGGCTGTGTCTCCGCAGCCATCCGAGTCCAGCAAGAGCAAAGACAAAGATG CCGCTACTGGCACCAATTCAGCCGCAGAAGCAGCCAAGATTCTCGCAGAGAACCGTCGCCTGATGAGGGAGCAgcgggagaaagaggagcagctcaggatacagagggaggaggaagagaa gctgaggaaagaagaggagaaacgtCTAGAGGAAGAGGCTCGGCTCATACgcctggaagaggaaaagaagctggcggaggagaggaggattaAAGAAGAGGAGGACGCACGCAAGGCGGAGGAGGAGCGCGTGAGACAAGCGGAGGAAGAAGCGGTGAGACAGGCCGAGCTGCAGAAGGAGCGAGAGGAGGCTGAAGCCAAggcccaggaggaggcagagagggtcCGGCAGGAACGAGACCGCATcatgcagcagaaccagcaggagaggatggagaggaagaag AGGATTGAAGAGATCATGAAGAGAACCAGGAAAGGGGACCAAAGTGACCTAAAG agagaagcaggTGATGAGGATAAATTCTCCCATGAGAGTGAAGAGGAGCGAGCGAGCCAAATGAACTCTGAAGCAA ACCAAATGGATGACGCCGCCATGGAGGCCGAAGCCGACGAGTGCGTGGATGATTCGACCACGGAGGCCGACGCGGACGATTGCAGCCTGTCCTCGGGCGAGCCGGCGGACCAGCGCGAGGAGCCCCTGGGCAGCGTGAATGGGAAACCCGAGACTGACGACAAGAATCAGGAGGCCCGGAGCACAGACGGGGTCCAGGCAGGGAG TCCAGGTCCTGAGGACCGCCACGTCGAGGGCTCAGAGTTCAGAGAGAACGAGGACTCTAACAAGTTGGGCTTGGTGTCGGGGCTGAACGGGAAACCCAACCAGTGGAGCTTCGAGGGACTGATTGACATCAACGGTCATTCAAATAGCCGGCCTCTCATAGAGGCGGAGGACTGTAACCAGGTTTCCATCACCTGTGACGGGACGTCAGATGGGACCAGGGCGACCTTTGAGGAGAACACCCTGCATTCCTCTGCCCAGCCCATAGAAGCCCTGTCAG AGATGTGA
- the map7d3 gene encoding ensconsin isoform X24 — protein MAEGATTLKGLRAQMAAQAQAQAEERRSLAGNSPGPAANAPARPQGCKPVLDAAALRVDDRLRVAKERREEADKQQDKRSTSTTNLKPQPEACISKRLSSSTTLIKSPDKTRRPPSSTVDGGVLSRLLTPTQASLARSKSAATLSADGKDAPECHLCPRSASATPLHPPRGPVRSRSIDRQKSGMTTSVSADGALDPSLKEKQLTSPRGQSPPTPSSTLGRNRSPSPAPNPAPKRTPSPAASKQNSKARPPSPSTMKQRPASPQASSTKPPPIQKPALTPTGPPTLRKRDSKSKDLCPVQAVSPQPSESSKSKDKDAATGTNSAAEAAKILAENRRLMREQREKEEQLRIQREEEEKLRKEEEKRLEEEARLIRLEEEKKLAEERRIKEEEDARKAEEERVRQAEEEAVRQAELQKEREEAEAKAQEEAERVRQERDRIMQQNQQERMERKKRIEEIMKRTRKGDQSDLKREAGDEDKFSHESEEERASQMNSEANQMDDAAMEAEADECVDDSTTEADADDCSLSSGEPADQREEPLGSVNGKPETDDKNQEARSTDGVQAGSPGPEDRHVEGSEFRENEDSNKLGLVSGLNGKPNQWSFEGLIDINGHSNSRPLIEAEDCNQVSITCDGTSDGTRATFEENTLHSSAQPIEALSEM, from the exons CtgcacaggcacaggcacaggCCGAGGAGCGGCGCAGCCTCGCCGGGAACAGTCCAGGACCTGCAGCTAACGCACCAGCCAGACCTCAGGGGTGTAAACCAG TCCTTGACGCCGCCGCACTACGAGTAGACGACCGCCTGCGAGTGGCCAAAGAGAGACGAGAAgaagcagacaaacagcagG ACAAGCGCTCCACATCCACGACAAACCTGAAACCACAACCTGAGGCTTGCATCAGCAAAcgcctgtcctcctccaccaccctcATCAAATCTCCTGACAAAA CCCGCAGGCCACCGTCCAGCACTGTGGATGGAGGGGTCCTTAGTCGTCTACTCACCCCCACCCAGGCCTCACTAGCTAGGAGCAAGAGTGCCGCCACCCTGTCAGCTGACGGAAAAGATGCTCCAG agtgtcacctgtgtcctcGCTCAGCCTCTGCCACTCCCCTGCACCCACCACGTGGACCCGTGCGCAGCCGCAGCATCGACCGGCAGAAAAGCGGTATGACCACTTCCGTGTCAGCCGACGGAGCTCTGGACCCGTCTCTG AAGGAAAAACAGTTGACCTCACCTCGAGGACAGAGTCCACCTACCCCGTCTTCTACGCTGGGACGCAACCGTTCTCCATCCCCGGCCCCAAATCCAGCCCCAAAGCGGACTCCCTCCCCCGCAGCATCCAA GCAAAATTCCAAAGCGCGCCCTCCATCTCCTTCTACAATGAAACAGCGTCCTGCATCCCCCCAGGCTTCGTCAACCAAACCCCCTCCTATACAGAAACCAGCTCTCACTCCAACAGGACCCCCCACCTTGAGAAAGAGGGACTCCAAATCCAAGGACCTGTGTCCTGTCCAGGCTGTGTCTCCGCAGCCATCCGAGTCCAGCAAGAGCAAAGACAAAGATG CCGCTACTGGCACCAATTCAGCCGCAGAAGCAGCCAAGATTCTCGCAGAGAACCGTCGCCTGATGAGGGAGCAgcgggagaaagaggagcagctcaggatacagagggaggaggaagagaa gctgaggaaagaagaggagaaacgtCTAGAGGAAGAGGCTCGGCTCATACgcctggaagaggaaaagaagctggcggaggagaggaggattaAAGAAGAGGAGGACGCACGCAAGGCGGAGGAGGAGCGCGTGAGACAAGCGGAGGAAGAAGCGGTGAGACAGGCCGAGCTGCAGAAGGAGCGAGAGGAGGCTGAAGCCAAggcccaggaggaggcagagagggtcCGGCAGGAACGAGACCGCATcatgcagcagaaccagcaggagaggatggagaggaagaag AGGATTGAAGAGATCATGAAGAGAACCAGGAAAGGGGACCAAAGTGACCTAAAG agagaagcaggTGATGAGGATAAATTCTCCCATGAGAGTGAAGAGGAGCGAGCGAGCCAAATGAACTCTGAAGCAA ACCAAATGGATGACGCCGCCATGGAGGCCGAAGCCGACGAGTGCGTGGATGATTCGACCACGGAGGCCGACGCGGACGATTGCAGCCTGTCCTCGGGCGAGCCGGCGGACCAGCGCGAGGAGCCCCTGGGCAGCGTGAATGGGAAACCCGAGACTGACGACAAGAATCAGGAGGCCCGGAGCACAGACGGGGTCCAGGCAGGGAG TCCAGGTCCTGAGGACCGCCACGTCGAGGGCTCAGAGTTCAGAGAGAACGAGGACTCTAACAAGTTGGGCTTGGTGTCGGGGCTGAACGGGAAACCCAACCAGTGGAGCTTCGAGGGACTGATTGACATCAACGGTCATTCAAATAGCCGGCCTCTCATAGAGGCGGAGGACTGTAACCAGGTTTCCATCACCTGTGACGGGACGTCAGATGGGACCAGGGCGACCTTTGAGGAGAACACCCTGCATTCCTCTGCCCAGCCCATAGAAGCCCTGTCAG AGATGTGA
- the map7d3 gene encoding MAP7 domain-containing protein 2 isoform X16 produces the protein MAEGATTLKGLRAQMAAQAQAQAEERRSLAGNSPGPAANAPARPQGCKPVLDAAALRVDDRLRVAKERREEADKQQALRGSQIMERERKAKLQVERQIEERQKKVEDQRRKEELKRLAVEEKRKQKQEEEKEHYEAVMRRTQERSQRVEQRQKRWSWGGLTDSEGRTGESDATASSPVAIVVTPASPEKPPRSRQDKRSTSTTNLKPQPEACISKRLSSSTTLIKSPDKTSATPLHPPRGPVRSRSIDRQKSGMTTSVSADGALDPSLKEKQLTSPRGQSPPTPSSTLGRNRSPSPAPNPAPKRTPSPAASKQNSKARPPSPSTMKQRPASPQASSTKPPPIQKPALTPTGPPTLRKRDSKSKDLCPVQAVSPQPSESSKSKDKDAATGTNSAAEAAKILAENRRLMREQREKEEQLRIQREEEEKLRKEEEKRLEEEARLIRLEEEKKLAEERRIKEEEDARKAEEERVRQAEEEAVRQAELQKEREEAEAKAQEEAERVRQERDRIMQQNQQERMERKKRIEEIMKRTRKGDQSDLKREAGDEDKFSHESEEERASQMNSEANQMDDAAMEAEADECVDDSTTEADADDCSLSSGEPADQREEPLGSVNGKPETDDKNQEARSTDGVQAGSPGPEDRHVEGSEFRENEDSNKLGLVSGLNGKPNQWSFEGLIDINGHSNSRPLIEAEDCNQVSITCDGTSDGTRATFEENTLHSSAQPIEALSEM, from the exons CtgcacaggcacaggcacaggCCGAGGAGCGGCGCAGCCTCGCCGGGAACAGTCCAGGACCTGCAGCTAACGCACCAGCCAGACCTCAGGGGTGTAAACCAG TCCTTGACGCCGCCGCACTACGAGTAGACGACCGCCTGCGAGTGGCCAAAGAGAGACGAGAAgaagcagacaaacagcagG CTTTGCGAGGGTCTCAGATCATGGAACGGGAGCGTAAAGCCAAGCTACAAGTGGAGCGGCAAATAGAGGAGCGCCAGAAAAAGGTCGAGGATCAGCGGAGAAAGGAGGAGCTGAAACGCTTGgctgtggaggagaagaggaagcagaaacaggaagaggagaag GAGCACTACGAGGCCGTCATGCGGCGGACACAGGAGCGTAGTCAACGAGtagagcagaggcagaaacgATGGTCCTGGGGAGGGCTGACAGACTCTGAAGGACGAACAG GAGAGTCAGATGCCACTGCCTCATCTCCAGTAGCAATAGTTGTCACCCCCGCCTCACCAGAAAAGCCACCAAGGAGCCGACAAG ACAAGCGCTCCACATCCACGACAAACCTGAAACCACAACCTGAGGCTTGCATCAGCAAAcgcctgtcctcctccaccaccctcATCAAATCTCCTGACAAAA CCTCTGCCACTCCCCTGCACCCACCACGTGGACCCGTGCGCAGCCGCAGCATCGACCGGCAGAAAAGCGGTATGACCACTTCCGTGTCAGCCGACGGAGCTCTGGACCCGTCTCTG AAGGAAAAACAGTTGACCTCACCTCGAGGACAGAGTCCACCTACCCCGTCTTCTACGCTGGGACGCAACCGTTCTCCATCCCCGGCCCCAAATCCAGCCCCAAAGCGGACTCCCTCCCCCGCAGCATCCAA GCAAAATTCCAAAGCGCGCCCTCCATCTCCTTCTACAATGAAACAGCGTCCTGCATCCCCCCAGGCTTCGTCAACCAAACCCCCTCCTATACAGAAACCAGCTCTCACTCCAACAGGACCCCCCACCTTGAGAAAGAGGGACTCCAAATCCAAGGACCTGTGTCCTGTCCAGGCTGTGTCTCCGCAGCCATCCGAGTCCAGCAAGAGCAAAGACAAAGATG CCGCTACTGGCACCAATTCAGCCGCAGAAGCAGCCAAGATTCTCGCAGAGAACCGTCGCCTGATGAGGGAGCAgcgggagaaagaggagcagctcaggatacagagggaggaggaagagaa gctgaggaaagaagaggagaaacgtCTAGAGGAAGAGGCTCGGCTCATACgcctggaagaggaaaagaagctggcggaggagaggaggattaAAGAAGAGGAGGACGCACGCAAGGCGGAGGAGGAGCGCGTGAGACAAGCGGAGGAAGAAGCGGTGAGACAGGCCGAGCTGCAGAAGGAGCGAGAGGAGGCTGAAGCCAAggcccaggaggaggcagagagggtcCGGCAGGAACGAGACCGCATcatgcagcagaaccagcaggagaggatggagaggaagaag AGGATTGAAGAGATCATGAAGAGAACCAGGAAAGGGGACCAAAGTGACCTAAAG agagaagcaggTGATGAGGATAAATTCTCCCATGAGAGTGAAGAGGAGCGAGCGAGCCAAATGAACTCTGAAGCAA ACCAAATGGATGACGCCGCCATGGAGGCCGAAGCCGACGAGTGCGTGGATGATTCGACCACGGAGGCCGACGCGGACGATTGCAGCCTGTCCTCGGGCGAGCCGGCGGACCAGCGCGAGGAGCCCCTGGGCAGCGTGAATGGGAAACCCGAGACTGACGACAAGAATCAGGAGGCCCGGAGCACAGACGGGGTCCAGGCAGGGAG TCCAGGTCCTGAGGACCGCCACGTCGAGGGCTCAGAGTTCAGAGAGAACGAGGACTCTAACAAGTTGGGCTTGGTGTCGGGGCTGAACGGGAAACCCAACCAGTGGAGCTTCGAGGGACTGATTGACATCAACGGTCATTCAAATAGCCGGCCTCTCATAGAGGCGGAGGACTGTAACCAGGTTTCCATCACCTGTGACGGGACGTCAGATGGGACCAGGGCGACCTTTGAGGAGAACACCCTGCATTCCTCTGCCCAGCCCATAGAAGCCCTGTCAG AGATGTGA
- the map7d3 gene encoding ensconsin isoform X3, protein MAEGATTLKGLRAQMAAQAQAQAEERRSLAGNSPGPAANAPARPQGCKPVLDAAALRVDDRLRVAKERREEADKQQALRGSQIMERERKAKLQVERQIEERQKKVEDQRRKEELKRLAVEEKRKQKQEEEKEHYEAVMRRTQERSQRVEQRQKRWSWGGLTDSEGRTDKRSTSTTNLKPQPEACISKRLSSSTTLIKSPDKRVKPRSSSCNRLPSNNSAAQANKEEGKKLQVEQTGHSMKKRSSSLTRVSVGRAQTPTKSDKGTTEDQARRPPSSTVDGGVLSRLLTPTQASLARSKSAATLSADGKDAPECHLCPRSASATPLHPPRGPVRSRSIDRQKSGMTTSVSADGALDPSLKEKQLTSPRGQSPPTPSSTLGRNRSPSPAPNPAPKRTPSPAASKQNSKARPPSPSTMKQRPASPQASSTKPPPIQKPALTPTGPPTLRKRDSKSKDLCPVQAVSPQPSESSKSKDKDAATGTNSAAEAAKILAENRRLMREQREKEEQLRIQREEEEKLRKEEEKRLEEEARLIRLEEEKKLAEERRIKEEEDARKAEEERVRQAEEEAVRQAELQKEREEAEAKAQEEAERVRQERDRIMQQNQQERMERKKRIEEIMKRTRKGDQSDLKREAGDEDKFSHESEEERASQMNSEANQMDDAAMEAEADECVDDSTTEADADDCSLSSGEPADQREEPLGSVNGKPETDDKNQEARSTDGVQAGSPGPEDRHVEGSEFRENEDSNKLGLVSGLNGKPNQWSFEGLIDINGHSNSRPLIEAEDCNQVSITCDGTSDGTRATFEENTLHSSAQPIEALSEM, encoded by the exons CtgcacaggcacaggcacaggCCGAGGAGCGGCGCAGCCTCGCCGGGAACAGTCCAGGACCTGCAGCTAACGCACCAGCCAGACCTCAGGGGTGTAAACCAG TCCTTGACGCCGCCGCACTACGAGTAGACGACCGCCTGCGAGTGGCCAAAGAGAGACGAGAAgaagcagacaaacagcagG CTTTGCGAGGGTCTCAGATCATGGAACGGGAGCGTAAAGCCAAGCTACAAGTGGAGCGGCAAATAGAGGAGCGCCAGAAAAAGGTCGAGGATCAGCGGAGAAAGGAGGAGCTGAAACGCTTGgctgtggaggagaagaggaagcagaaacaggaagaggagaag GAGCACTACGAGGCCGTCATGCGGCGGACACAGGAGCGTAGTCAACGAGtagagcagaggcagaaacgATGGTCCTGGGGAGGGCTGACAGACTCTGAAGGACGAACAG ACAAGCGCTCCACATCCACGACAAACCTGAAACCACAACCTGAGGCTTGCATCAGCAAAcgcctgtcctcctccaccaccctcATCAAATCTCCTGACAAAA GGGTTAAACCAAGAAGTTCCTCTTGTAACCGGTTGCCTAGCAATAACAGTGCTGCTCAGGCCAATAAGGAAGAGGGCAAAAAACTTCAAGTGGAACAGACAG GCCATTCCATGAAGAAGAGGAGTTCCTCTCTCACACGAGTCAGTGTGGGCAGAGCCCAGACCCCTACCAAGTCGGACAAGGGGACGACAGAAGATCAAG CCCGCAGGCCACCGTCCAGCACTGTGGATGGAGGGGTCCTTAGTCGTCTACTCACCCCCACCCAGGCCTCACTAGCTAGGAGCAAGAGTGCCGCCACCCTGTCAGCTGACGGAAAAGATGCTCCAG agtgtcacctgtgtcctcGCTCAGCCTCTGCCACTCCCCTGCACCCACCACGTGGACCCGTGCGCAGCCGCAGCATCGACCGGCAGAAAAGCGGTATGACCACTTCCGTGTCAGCCGACGGAGCTCTGGACCCGTCTCTG AAGGAAAAACAGTTGACCTCACCTCGAGGACAGAGTCCACCTACCCCGTCTTCTACGCTGGGACGCAACCGTTCTCCATCCCCGGCCCCAAATCCAGCCCCAAAGCGGACTCCCTCCCCCGCAGCATCCAA GCAAAATTCCAAAGCGCGCCCTCCATCTCCTTCTACAATGAAACAGCGTCCTGCATCCCCCCAGGCTTCGTCAACCAAACCCCCTCCTATACAGAAACCAGCTCTCACTCCAACAGGACCCCCCACCTTGAGAAAGAGGGACTCCAAATCCAAGGACCTGTGTCCTGTCCAGGCTGTGTCTCCGCAGCCATCCGAGTCCAGCAAGAGCAAAGACAAAGATG CCGCTACTGGCACCAATTCAGCCGCAGAAGCAGCCAAGATTCTCGCAGAGAACCGTCGCCTGATGAGGGAGCAgcgggagaaagaggagcagctcaggatacagagggaggaggaagagaa gctgaggaaagaagaggagaaacgtCTAGAGGAAGAGGCTCGGCTCATACgcctggaagaggaaaagaagctggcggaggagaggaggattaAAGAAGAGGAGGACGCACGCAAGGCGGAGGAGGAGCGCGTGAGACAAGCGGAGGAAGAAGCGGTGAGACAGGCCGAGCTGCAGAAGGAGCGAGAGGAGGCTGAAGCCAAggcccaggaggaggcagagagggtcCGGCAGGAACGAGACCGCATcatgcagcagaaccagcaggagaggatggagaggaagaag AGGATTGAAGAGATCATGAAGAGAACCAGGAAAGGGGACCAAAGTGACCTAAAG agagaagcaggTGATGAGGATAAATTCTCCCATGAGAGTGAAGAGGAGCGAGCGAGCCAAATGAACTCTGAAGCAA ACCAAATGGATGACGCCGCCATGGAGGCCGAAGCCGACGAGTGCGTGGATGATTCGACCACGGAGGCCGACGCGGACGATTGCAGCCTGTCCTCGGGCGAGCCGGCGGACCAGCGCGAGGAGCCCCTGGGCAGCGTGAATGGGAAACCCGAGACTGACGACAAGAATCAGGAGGCCCGGAGCACAGACGGGGTCCAGGCAGGGAG TCCAGGTCCTGAGGACCGCCACGTCGAGGGCTCAGAGTTCAGAGAGAACGAGGACTCTAACAAGTTGGGCTTGGTGTCGGGGCTGAACGGGAAACCCAACCAGTGGAGCTTCGAGGGACTGATTGACATCAACGGTCATTCAAATAGCCGGCCTCTCATAGAGGCGGAGGACTGTAACCAGGTTTCCATCACCTGTGACGGGACGTCAGATGGGACCAGGGCGACCTTTGAGGAGAACACCCTGCATTCCTCTGCCCAGCCCATAGAAGCCCTGTCAG AGATGTGA